One window of Bacteroides sp. AN502(2024) genomic DNA carries:
- a CDS encoding acetylxylan esterase, whose translation MKRLLSSVWLWSLTLLSAVAENYPYRSDVLWVTVPNHADWLYRTGEEATVEVQFYKYGIPKDNVTVTYEIKGDMMPDADIQGSVVLKNGRAVIPLGTMKEPGFRDCRLKATVDGKSYSHHVKVGFSPERLLPYTTMPTDFKEFWEKAKAEQKEFPLTYTKEHVEKYSTDQIDCYLVRLQLNKRGQCIYGYLFYPKKEGRFPVVLCPPGAGIKTIKEPLRHKYYAEQGYIRFEIEIHGLHPEMSDETFKEISNAFNGRANGYLTNGLDSRDNYYMKRVYLACVRSIDFLTSLPEWDGKNVITQGGSQGGALALITAGLDQRVTACVANHPALSDMAGYKAGRAGGYPHLFRNSAEMDTPEKIKTMAYYDVVNFAKSIKADTYMTWGFNDDVCPPTTSYIVYNVLNCPKEALITPINEHWTSNDTEYGHLLWIKKHLK comes from the coding sequence ATGAAGAGACTCCTTTCATCCGTATGGCTATGGTCGCTGACTTTGTTATCCGCTGTAGCCGAAAACTATCCTTATAGAAGTGACGTACTTTGGGTCACAGTTCCCAACCATGCCGACTGGCTCTATCGAACAGGAGAAGAAGCAACCGTAGAAGTGCAATTCTACAAATACGGCATCCCCAAGGACAACGTAACCGTCACCTATGAAATAAAGGGAGATATGATGCCTGACGCCGACATCCAAGGGAGCGTGGTTTTGAAAAACGGAAGAGCCGTCATTCCCCTCGGCACCATGAAAGAACCCGGATTCCGTGATTGCCGGCTGAAAGCCACCGTAGACGGGAAGAGTTATTCGCATCATGTAAAAGTCGGTTTTTCGCCGGAAAGACTTCTCCCGTACACCACCATGCCCACCGATTTCAAGGAATTCTGGGAGAAAGCGAAAGCGGAACAAAAAGAGTTTCCGCTAACGTACACCAAAGAGCATGTAGAAAAATATTCAACCGATCAAATAGATTGTTACCTGGTCAGGCTACAGCTGAACAAACGCGGGCAATGCATCTACGGCTATCTGTTCTATCCCAAGAAAGAGGGCAGATTCCCGGTTGTACTATGCCCTCCGGGAGCAGGAATCAAAACCATCAAAGAGCCACTGCGACACAAATATTACGCAGAGCAAGGTTACATCCGCTTCGAGATCGAGATACACGGCCTTCATCCGGAGATGAGTGATGAAACATTCAAAGAAATCAGCAACGCTTTTAACGGCAGAGCGAACGGCTACCTAACCAATGGGCTCGATAGCCGCGACAATTACTATATGAAACGGGTATATCTGGCTTGCGTACGCTCCATAGACTTCCTGACCTCCCTGCCTGAATGGGATGGCAAAAACGTCATCACACAAGGAGGCAGCCAAGGAGGTGCCCTGGCATTAATCACCGCCGGACTGGATCAACGGGTGACGGCCTGTGTCGCCAATCATCCTGCATTAAGTGACATGGCAGGCTATAAAGCCGGACGTGCCGGCGGATACCCTCATTTATTCAGGAATTCGGCTGAGATGGACACTCCCGAGAAAATAAAAACAATGGCTTATTATGATGTAGTGAACTTTGCGAAGTCAATCAAGGCAGATACCTACATGACATGGGGATTCAACGACGATGTATGTCCTCCGACCACCAGTTACATCGTATACAATGTGCTAAACTGTCCGAAAGAGGCACTGATTACTCCGATTAATGAGCATTGGACTTCCAACGATACCGAATACGGACATCTGCTTTGGATCAAAAAGCATTTGAAATAG
- a CDS encoding serine hydrolase: MQTSYLLLFSLLAGLQVAVAQPLQRVAPEQVGMNSRQLMHADEVIENAITDKSIPGAVLAVVRNGKMAYLKAYGNKRTYPNAEPMTINTIFDMASCSKSMSTAICTLILAEQGKLRIQDPVSLYIPNFISWESEDGKEKETIRIADLMTHTSGLPPYAPVTALEEKYGSPNPKGLMEYIATCKRDFKPRTGFQYSCLNFITLQHIIESVSGKSLRDFARENLFDVLGMNHTDYLPCARDKNGQWVNTEDARWASMTAGDWHSLIAPTERQPDGQVLCGQVHDPLARILNGGISGNAGVFSCAEDIALLCAALQNGGEWNGRRILSPLGVKTMRTVPRATADLGRTLGWDCFTAYASNHGDFFSPNTYSHTGYTGTSIVIDPDNDTSVILLTNAVHPEDGHSTVRLRSLVANIVAASICPAPRVYTDHYYKRFLQFMDEPAITAKDIVMLGNSLTEGGGDWSALLGKKNIRNRGIIGDEVMGIYDRLHQILPRHPSKLFLLIGVNDISHDLTTDSIVNMIRMTVERIQKESPKTKLYLQSLLPINESLGRYKKLTGKTAMIPEINARLEALAKERKITYINLFPLFTEKGTNVLRTDLTSDGLHLTDEGYKIWAKKLKNFM, encoded by the coding sequence ATGCAAACATCATATCTTCTCCTTTTTTCCCTGCTCGCCGGCTTACAGGTTGCCGTAGCACAACCTTTGCAGCGAGTAGCCCCCGAACAAGTGGGAATGAATTCCCGCCAACTAATGCATGCCGATGAAGTCATTGAAAATGCCATTACCGACAAAAGTATTCCCGGTGCCGTACTAGCCGTAGTACGCAATGGCAAAATGGCTTATTTAAAAGCGTACGGCAACAAGCGGACTTATCCGAATGCAGAACCGATGACAATCAATACCATCTTCGATATGGCCTCCTGCAGCAAATCAATGAGTACAGCCATTTGTACCCTGATATTGGCAGAACAAGGCAAACTGCGTATACAGGATCCCGTCAGCCTTTATATCCCCAACTTCATCAGCTGGGAAAGTGAAGACGGCAAAGAAAAAGAGACAATCCGCATTGCCGATCTGATGACACATACTTCCGGTCTGCCTCCCTACGCTCCTGTCACCGCATTGGAGGAAAAGTACGGTTCGCCCAACCCTAAAGGATTGATGGAATACATAGCCACTTGCAAACGCGACTTCAAACCGCGAACCGGCTTCCAGTACAGTTGCCTGAACTTCATCACCTTGCAGCATATCATAGAGAGTGTCAGTGGCAAGTCATTACGTGATTTTGCCCGCGAAAATCTGTTCGATGTACTGGGAATGAACCATACCGATTATCTGCCCTGCGCACGTGACAAGAATGGCCAATGGGTGAATACGGAAGATGCCCGCTGGGCAAGTATGACTGCCGGAGACTGGCATAGCCTCATCGCCCCCACAGAAAGACAACCGGATGGGCAAGTACTCTGCGGACAGGTACATGATCCTCTTGCACGTATCTTGAACGGAGGCATCAGCGGTAATGCCGGCGTGTTCTCTTGTGCAGAAGACATCGCACTCCTTTGTGCAGCCCTGCAGAATGGCGGTGAATGGAACGGACGCCGCATACTCAGCCCTTTGGGTGTAAAAACCATGCGCACTGTTCCTCGTGCAACTGCTGACTTAGGACGTACATTAGGGTGGGACTGCTTTACAGCTTATGCTTCCAACCATGGAGACTTCTTCAGTCCAAACACATATAGCCATACCGGCTATACCGGTACTTCTATCGTCATCGATCCGGACAACGATACTTCAGTCATTCTTTTAACCAATGCCGTACATCCTGAAGACGGACACAGCACTGTACGGTTACGCTCATTAGTGGCCAACATCGTAGCTGCCTCCATTTGTCCCGCTCCACGAGTATATACCGACCACTACTACAAGCGTTTTCTTCAATTCATGGATGAACCAGCCATTACTGCCAAAGACATAGTTATGTTGGGAAACAGCCTGACCGAAGGAGGCGGAGACTGGTCTGCACTTCTTGGCAAGAAGAACATACGTAACCGAGGAATCATCGGTGATGAAGTAATGGGCATTTACGACCGTTTGCACCAAATACTACCCAGGCATCCGTCAAAGTTGTTCTTGCTTATCGGTGTCAATGACATCTCTCATGATCTGACAACCGACAGTATAGTAAACATGATTCGTATGACAGTGGAACGAATCCAAAAGGAGTCTCCCAAAACCAAACTTTATCTGCAAAGCCTGCTACCTATCAATGAAAGTTTGGGTCGCTACAAGAAATTAACCGGTAAAACAGCAATGATACCCGAAATCAATGCCCGATTAGAGGCATTGGCCAAAGAAAGAAAAATCACCTATATCAATCTCTTCCCACTTTTTACGGAGAAAGGAACCAATGTATTGCGGACAGATTTAACTTCCGACGGATTGCATCTGACCGATGAAGGCTATAAGATATGGGCTAAAAAACTGAAGAATTTTATGTAA